One Deinococcus grandis DNA window includes the following coding sequences:
- a CDS encoding glycerol-3-phosphate acyltransferase has protein sequence MLFLSALLLIVAFLTGSAPLGHAVLSRAGVNVRVNNPHNLGVENVLYRVGPQLAAVTALLDAAKGLVAVLMAASLGQPDVTVMAALAAYLGHLNPSRALFGDTPPRGRGNLVLLGVLAGLAVTGALPLWACALPVVVYAAVAGFFGFVSAATLAGLLAFTLAVAALPLGPAAKLAALGLLVAATWRFKENIGRMLDGTEPRLGEAVPLAGRRSDEVVAAFMIHPMNIENFWSARRFAWLRPLVEKGVVSERSVRQMADSLRPMKIGELHGIRTVDGKSIRCYLLSSPLLPDVFRDNPDLATRRAIEGARLAQELGAEVFGLGAFWSVVGNKGIDVQAAVPELTITNGGAYTSGTIKAAIPGILEHFAAEGRDLKHATAAVVGANGVVAFGIARTIAPQVAKLIMIGRDAERLERTAATLRRAAKDTEIVATTSYDTLKDADLIFTATSDPNPVIFPQHVKPGAWIFDEGRPADVDESVQAIPGVRVIPGGVVRPPGGMTSNIDLQFGEGQVPACLAETLIIAATGEHHRKSLGQQTLTENINFFVEQAEKLGFQVVD, from the coding sequence ATGCTGTTTCTCTCGGCCCTGCTGCTGATCGTGGCGTTCCTGACGGGCAGCGCGCCGCTCGGGCACGCCGTCCTGTCCCGCGCGGGCGTGAACGTCCGCGTCAACAACCCGCACAACCTGGGCGTGGAGAACGTCCTGTACCGCGTCGGGCCGCAGCTGGCCGCCGTCACCGCCCTGCTGGACGCCGCCAAGGGCCTCGTGGCGGTCCTGATGGCCGCCAGCCTGGGCCAGCCGGACGTGACGGTCATGGCCGCGCTCGCCGCGTACCTGGGGCACCTGAACCCCTCGCGCGCGCTGTTCGGGGACACGCCGCCGCGCGGGCGGGGCAACCTCGTGCTGCTGGGCGTGCTGGCCGGACTGGCGGTCACGGGCGCGCTGCCGCTGTGGGCCTGCGCGCTGCCGGTCGTGGTGTACGCCGCCGTGGCCGGATTCTTCGGGTTCGTGAGCGCCGCGACCCTGGCGGGCCTGCTGGCGTTCACGCTGGCGGTCGCTGCCCTGCCGCTGGGCCCTGCGGCGAAACTGGCCGCGCTGGGGCTGCTCGTCGCGGCGACGTGGCGCTTCAAGGAGAACATCGGCCGGATGCTCGACGGCACCGAACCGCGCCTGGGCGAGGCCGTGCCCCTGGCCGGGCGGCGCAGTGACGAGGTCGTCGCGGCGTTCATGATCCACCCCATGAACATAGAGAACTTCTGGAGTGCGCGGCGTTTCGCGTGGCTGCGGCCCCTGGTGGAAAAGGGCGTCGTCAGCGAGCGCAGCGTGCGCCAGATGGCCGACAGCCTGCGTCCCATGAAGATCGGGGAACTGCACGGCATCCGCACCGTGGACGGCAAGAGCATCCGCTGCTACCTGCTGTCGAGCCCGCTGCTGCCCGACGTGTTCCGCGACAACCCGGACCTCGCCACCCGCCGCGCCATCGAGGGCGCGCGCCTCGCGCAGGAACTCGGCGCGGAGGTCTTCGGCCTGGGCGCGTTCTGGAGTGTCGTGGGCAACAAGGGCATCGACGTGCAGGCCGCCGTGCCGGAACTGACCATCACGAACGGCGGGGCGTACACGTCCGGCACCATCAAGGCCGCCATTCCCGGCATCCTGGAGCACTTCGCCGCCGAGGGCCGCGACCTCAAGCACGCGACCGCCGCCGTGGTCGGCGCGAACGGCGTGGTGGCCTTCGGCATCGCGCGGACCATCGCGCCGCAGGTGGCGAAACTGATCATGATCGGCCGCGACGCCGAGCGGCTCGAACGCACCGCCGCCACCCTGCGCCGCGCCGCGAAGGACACCGAGATCGTCGCCACCACCAGCTACGACACCCTGAAGGACGCCGACCTGATCTTCACGGCCACCAGCGACCCGAACCCCGTGATCTTCCCGCAGCACGTCAAGCCCGGCGCGTGGATCTTCGACGAGGGCCGCCCCGCCGACGTCGACGAGAGCGTGCAGGCCATTCCCGGCGTGCGCGTCATCCCCGGCGGCGTCGTGCGGCCCCCCGGCGGCATGACGAGCAACATCGACCTGCAGTTCGGCGAGGGCCAGGTGCCCGCCTGCCTCGCCGAGACGCTGATCATCGCCGCGACCGGCGAGCACCACCGCAAGAGCCTCGGTCAGCAGACCCTCACGGAGAACATCAACTTCTTCGTCGAACAGGCCGAGAAACTGGGGTTCCAGGTCGTGGACTGA
- a CDS encoding tetratricopeptide repeat protein, with protein sequence MTAGAPPAPPAATATLGDLIRAGEWRRAAATASVLGESADLVDALQTLRVVQDEIRARRYPAARQQLAAYREVAGTLTHPLAAELRLYVHPDEVTRALDALEAQRRTDDTAALRAALEGALAQPLTRAEALNALGVLHAMLGDEPQAREALTAAREADPGHYRALTNLGNLDMEAGRFAEAEAIYREVLTLAPEYDGGHHNLGVAVRRQGRVAEGVRHIRQGQRLSMKRSREDTRAEAKEQLSRTPGLKYLRFVLLAAAALIIFLVLRGAGG encoded by the coding sequence GTGACCGCCGGTGCGCCGCCCGCCCCACCGGCCGCCACGGCCACGCTGGGCGACCTGATCCGCGCCGGGGAGTGGCGCCGCGCCGCCGCGACCGCCAGCGTGCTGGGCGAGAGTGCCGACCTCGTGGACGCCCTGCAGACGCTGCGGGTCGTGCAGGACGAGATCCGCGCCCGCCGGTACCCCGCCGCGCGCCAGCAGCTCGCCGCGTACCGCGAGGTGGCGGGCACGCTCACGCATCCACTGGCGGCGGAGCTGCGCCTGTACGTCCACCCCGACGAGGTCACGCGGGCCCTCGACGCCCTGGAGGCGCAGCGCCGCACAGACGACACGGCGGCGCTGCGCGCGGCGCTGGAGGGCGCCCTGGCGCAGCCCCTGACCCGCGCCGAGGCGCTGAACGCCCTGGGCGTCCTGCACGCCATGCTGGGCGACGAGCCGCAGGCCCGCGAGGCCCTGACCGCCGCGCGCGAGGCCGACCCCGGCCATTACCGCGCCCTGACGAACCTGGGCAACCTGGACATGGAGGCCGGCCGCTTCGCCGAGGCCGAGGCGATCTACCGCGAGGTGCTGACCCTGGCCCCCGAGTACGACGGCGGGCACCACAACCTCGGGGTGGCGGTGCGCCGCCAGGGGCGCGTGGCGGAGGGCGTGCGGCACATCCGGCAGGGCCAGCGGCTGTCCATGAAACGCTCCCGCGAGGACACCCGCGCCGAGGCGAAGGAGCAGCTGAGCCGCACGCCGGGCCTGAAGTACCTGCGTTTCGTGCTGCTCGCCGCCGCCGCGCTGATCATCTTCCTCGTGCTGCGCGGCGCGGGCGGCTGA
- a CDS encoding carbohydrate kinase family protein, whose product MKFYIIGDVTVDHLYHLERLPEPGEEVTPQQASMKPGGAGGTMSVTLARLGHAVTLAARVGDDPFAEYALSRVRESGVSEAAIQRDATLITSTITVMQTRDGERAMISDGAANRQLDPAGFKKKDVEGADALIINAYALTEGPQREYSLAAIEAARGAKTPVPVFIDLGTGAVNKAGTSLLNDVVGADYLMLNQHELQALTGTSSISAALAQLGKAGAQRVVVKVGKMGSITWTPEDTELVDAYRPAGKVVDSTGAGDTFTAVFAHAILAGAGIGGAARAANAAGALAATGFGAQERPITHEDLSAIVPELAAAAPSPAPAPAKTTRSRKTPAS is encoded by the coding sequence GTGAAGTTCTACATCATCGGTGACGTGACCGTCGATCACCTCTACCACCTCGAACGCCTGCCGGAACCCGGCGAGGAAGTCACGCCGCAGCAGGCCAGCATGAAGCCCGGCGGGGCCGGCGGCACCATGAGCGTCACCCTGGCCCGCCTGGGGCACGCCGTGACCCTCGCCGCGCGCGTCGGCGACGACCCCTTCGCGGAGTACGCCCTGAGCCGCGTGCGCGAGAGCGGCGTCAGCGAGGCCGCCATCCAGCGCGACGCCACGCTCATCACGAGCACCATCACGGTCATGCAGACCCGCGACGGCGAACGCGCCATGATCAGCGACGGCGCCGCCAACCGCCAGCTCGACCCCGCCGGGTTCAAGAAGAAGGACGTCGAGGGCGCCGACGCGCTGATCATCAACGCGTACGCCCTGACCGAGGGACCGCAGCGGGAGTACAGCCTCGCGGCCATCGAGGCGGCGCGCGGCGCGAAAACCCCGGTGCCCGTGTTCATCGACCTGGGGACCGGCGCGGTGAACAAGGCCGGGACCTCCCTGCTGAACGACGTGGTGGGCGCGGACTACCTGATGCTCAACCAGCACGAACTGCAGGCCCTGACCGGCACCAGTTCGATCAGCGCGGCCCTGGCGCAGCTGGGCAAGGCCGGCGCGCAGCGGGTCGTGGTGAAGGTCGGCAAGATGGGTTCGATCACCTGGACGCCCGAGGACACCGAACTCGTGGACGCCTACCGACCCGCCGGGAAGGTCGTGGATTCCACCGGCGCCGGGGACACCTTCACGGCGGTGTTCGCGCACGCGATCCTGGCCGGGGCGGGGATCGGCGGGGCGGCGCGCGCCGCGAACGCCGCCGGGGCGCTGGCCGCGACCGGCTTCGGCGCGCAGGAACGCCCGATCACTCACGAGGACCTCTCGGCGATCGTGCCGGAACTCGCCGCGGCGGCGCCCAGCCCGGCACCGGCGCCCGCGAAGACCACGCGCAGCCGCAAGACGCCTGCCAGCTGA
- a CDS encoding bifunctional ADP-dependent NAD(P)H-hydrate dehydratase/NAD(P)H-hydrate epimerase, protein MSAAVLTPDGVRAIDGRLERAGLLDPAMEIAGQAVARAVQERWPSGRVLLLAGGGANGGDALVAARHLLAAGREVTVLARPSTHPLTRLNRRRLRAVGGEVRPLTPTTLVRAARDARVAVDGLLGTGFRPPLRGDLARVIGALNAARDRGLGVLAIDLPSGLDATRADLPGEAVRADVTVTFIGPKPAQLFGDAAAQCGEVRTVPLPVPAAWIRDAQVAARPDDAGLGALLPVRTAAAHKGTAGRVWIVGGHPGTLGAPALAGLGALRAGAGLVTVHSAADVPLVTPELMARRHADLNAVLRQMAPGDRPDAVAVGMGLGPEAPALAREVLDWEIPTVLDADALQPELAGQGHAGCLWTPHPGEAARVLGVPTPEVTRDPLAAARALQDRLGGVVVLKGGPSVVACAGDLSVARGGHPGMASAGMGDTLSGILAALLAQGLDPWDAARAGVRLHARAGEIAALRFGYGLGATDVAHDLGRAWADLRAAPLTGVYAGV, encoded by the coding sequence ATGAGCGCCGCGGTCCTCACCCCGGACGGTGTGCGCGCCATCGACGGTCGCCTGGAGCGCGCGGGTCTGCTCGACCCGGCCATGGAGATCGCCGGACAGGCCGTCGCCCGCGCCGTGCAGGAGCGCTGGCCGTCCGGGCGGGTGCTGCTGCTCGCGGGCGGCGGCGCGAACGGCGGGGACGCCCTGGTCGCCGCTCGGCACCTGCTCGCCGCGGGGCGGGAGGTGACGGTCCTGGCCCGACCGTCCACGCACCCCCTGACCCGCCTGAACCGCCGCCGCCTGCGCGCCGTGGGCGGCGAGGTCCGGCCCCTGACCCCGACCACCCTGGTCCGCGCCGCGCGGGACGCCCGGGTGGCGGTGGACGGCCTGCTCGGCACCGGCTTCCGGCCCCCCCTGCGTGGCGACCTGGCCCGCGTGATCGGCGCGCTGAACGCCGCCCGTGACCGCGGCCTGGGCGTGCTGGCCATCGACCTGCCCAGCGGCCTGGACGCCACGCGCGCCGACCTGCCCGGCGAGGCGGTGCGGGCCGACGTGACCGTCACGTTCATCGGCCCGAAACCCGCCCAGCTGTTCGGGGACGCCGCCGCGCAGTGCGGCGAGGTGCGGACCGTTCCCCTCCCCGTCCCCGCCGCGTGGATTCGGGACGCGCAGGTCGCCGCCCGCCCGGACGACGCTGGCCTGGGCGCGCTGCTGCCGGTCCGGACGGCGGCCGCGCACAAGGGCACCGCCGGGCGCGTCTGGATCGTCGGCGGGCACCCGGGCACCCTGGGCGCCCCGGCCCTGGCCGGACTGGGCGCGCTGCGTGCCGGGGCGGGACTCGTCACGGTCCACTCGGCGGCGGACGTGCCGCTCGTCACGCCGGAACTCATGGCGCGGCGCCACGCCGACCTGAACGCCGTCCTGCGGCAGATGGCGCCGGGGGATCGCCCGGACGCCGTGGCGGTAGGGATGGGCCTGGGACCCGAAGCTCCGGCGCTGGCGCGCGAGGTGCTGGACTGGGAGATCCCCACCGTGCTCGACGCCGACGCCCTCCAGCCCGAGCTGGCCGGGCAGGGGCACGCCGGGTGCCTCTGGACTCCCCACCCCGGCGAGGCCGCCCGCGTGCTGGGCGTCCCCACCCCCGAGGTCACGCGCGACCCGCTGGCCGCCGCCCGCGCCCTGCAGGACCGGCTGGGCGGCGTGGTCGTCCTGAAAGGCGGCCCCAGTGTCGTCGCGTGCGCGGGCGACCTGAGCGTTGCGCGTGGGGGCCACCCGGGCATGGCGAGCGCGGGCATGGGCGACACCCTGAGCGGCATCCTCGCGGCGCTGCTCGCGCAGGGCCTGGACCCCTGGGACGCCGCGCGCGCCGGGGTGCGCCTGCACGCCCGCGCCGGGGAGATCGCCGCCCTCCGCTTCGGCTACGGCCTGGGCGCCACCGACGTCGCGCACGACCTGGGCCGCGCCTGGGCCGACCTGCGCGCGGCGCCCCTGACGGGTGTATATGCCGGTGTGTGA
- the rsmA gene encoding 16S rRNA (adenine(1518)-N(6)/adenine(1519)-N(6))-dimethyltransferase RsmA, whose translation MPRDSRRPARTADRRPSDRRGPDRRPAPDEERDLSAAPLYSPARVRDLLDRHGLKPTKSLGQNFLIDGNILRAIAEAGGAAPGVPVLEIGPGLGVLTREIASRGAQVTTLEKDERLRPVLAETLDGLDVQVVWGDALDFDYATLPAGTRVIANLPYYITGLLLSRFMRAPGIVSATVLVQKEVGQRLAARPGEENYGFLSAIAALYGSVQHVRDVPKGAFLPAPDVTSAVIRLDFDRTRPAPEQEFLSFVETALHHRRKTLRNNLRLTGMDGDAIDAALEAVGLRADVRAEDVSLGDLRDMAVKLGVIR comes from the coding sequence ATGCCCAGAGACTCCCGCAGACCCGCCCGCACCGCCGACCGCCGCCCGTCCGACCGGCGCGGCCCCGACCGCCGCCCCGCCCCCGATGAGGAACGGGACCTGAGCGCCGCGCCGCTGTACTCCCCGGCGCGCGTGCGGGACCTGCTCGACCGGCACGGTCTGAAGCCCACCAAGAGCCTCGGGCAGAACTTCCTGATCGACGGGAACATCCTTCGCGCCATCGCCGAGGCGGGCGGCGCCGCGCCCGGCGTGCCCGTGTTGGAGATCGGCCCCGGCCTGGGCGTCCTGACGCGCGAGATCGCGTCCCGGGGCGCGCAGGTCACGACGCTGGAGAAGGACGAGCGGCTGCGGCCCGTGCTGGCCGAGACGCTGGACGGGCTGGACGTGCAGGTCGTGTGGGGCGACGCGCTGGACTTCGACTACGCCACGCTGCCCGCGGGTACGCGGGTCATCGCGAACCTGCCGTACTACATCACGGGGCTGCTGCTGTCGCGCTTCATGCGCGCGCCGGGCATCGTGTCCGCGACCGTGCTGGTGCAGAAGGAGGTCGGGCAGCGCCTCGCCGCGCGGCCCGGCGAGGAGAACTACGGGTTCCTGAGTGCCATCGCCGCGCTGTACGGCAGCGTGCAGCACGTCCGCGACGTCCCCAAGGGCGCTTTCCTGCCCGCGCCGGACGTGACGAGCGCCGTGATCCGCCTGGACTTCGACCGGACCCGCCCGGCGCCCGAGCAGGAATTCCTGTCGTTCGTGGAGACCGCGCTGCACCACCGCCGCAAGACGCTGCGCAACAACCTGCGCCTGACCGGCATGGACGGCGACGCGATCGACGCCGCGCTGGAGGCGGTCGGGCTGCGCGCGGACGTGCGCGCCGAGGACGTGTCCCTGGGTGACCTGCGTGACATGGCCGTCAAACTGGGCGTGATACGGTAA
- a CDS encoding DUF4388 domain-containing protein: MQGLLSDVPLMGVLELIHTTRQTGVLDVQSDVPFTVAFMNGEVISGGILDWMGAEAIQASPILAESGTFRFEPRGVTGAPLAPYGHFSTDWARISDEWDQVCAVIGSPSQVFQGRVPLFDTEQGRSIRAVAREVDLPLFEVAQTVVQAVREGKLTPTGRFEWARLKLQPAGQRAVLHPVARLLDGSRTLNDAVESGSSVTDVREYLLGELRLGLRFAGSGWVMRDLVWEHRHLPAS, translated from the coding sequence ATGCAAGGTCTGCTCAGCGATGTGCCCCTGATGGGCGTCCTGGAACTCATCCACACCACCCGGCAGACGGGCGTCCTCGACGTGCAGTCCGACGTCCCGTTCACGGTCGCGTTCATGAACGGCGAGGTCATCTCCGGCGGCATCCTCGACTGGATGGGTGCCGAGGCCATCCAGGCCAGCCCGATCCTCGCGGAATCCGGCACGTTCCGTTTCGAGCCGCGCGGCGTGACCGGCGCGCCGCTGGCACCGTACGGGCACTTCTCGACCGACTGGGCGCGCATCAGTGACGAGTGGGATCAGGTGTGCGCCGTGATCGGCAGTCCCAGTCAGGTGTTCCAGGGCCGCGTGCCGCTGTTCGACACGGAGCAGGGCCGCTCGATCCGCGCGGTGGCGCGCGAGGTGGACCTCCCGCTGTTCGAGGTCGCGCAGACCGTCGTGCAGGCCGTCCGCGAGGGAAAACTCACCCCGACGGGCCGCTTCGAGTGGGCGCGACTGAAACTGCAGCCGGCCGGTCAGCGGGCCGTGCTGCACCCGGTCGCGCGCCTGCTGGACGGCTCACGCACGCTGAACGACGCCGTCGAGTCCGGCAGCAGCGTCACCGACGTCCGCGAGTACCTGCTGGGCGAACTGCGCCTGGGCCTGCGCTTCGCGGGCAGCGGCTGGGTCATGCGGGACCTCGTGTGGGAACACCGGCACCTGCCCGCCTCCTGA